One stretch of Pedobacter riviphilus DNA includes these proteins:
- a CDS encoding Gfo/Idh/MocA family protein, which produces MLRLGILGLGEGRSTISASLSSRKFKLIQICDANKKLCEERALEFDFRNWTTNYEDMLTSDKIDMIAIYTPDHLHFEHIKLALEHGKHVVCTKPFIDDLAQANELLELAKKSRKKIFVGQSSRFFEPAMRQKKDFDKGLIGELITIESHYHADHRWFLEKGWSLKQSFKWLYGGLSHPVDFIRWYMPDIEEVMGYGMLSSNGLKAGLKNQDTMHFIFKAKDGRIARVSGAYTGPTQPASRDSGMSCILRGTEGASQADYHELRYSVTTKTGEEKIITWGDSILKHYFRFEGQSHHAGEYQNYLEYFADSINNNFTAYPDLKEGIGTVALLQAMDQSLETGLPVKVDEILKANHITRESIGL; this is translated from the coding sequence ATGTTAAGATTAGGGATTTTAGGTTTAGGAGAGGGCAGAAGCACAATTTCTGCATCATTATCAAGTAGAAAATTTAAGCTCATCCAGATTTGCGATGCCAATAAAAAGCTTTGCGAAGAACGTGCTTTGGAATTCGATTTTAGAAACTGGACAACCAATTACGAGGATATGTTAACTAGTGATAAAATCGATATGATTGCGATTTACACACCAGATCACCTGCATTTTGAGCACATTAAACTGGCGCTTGAACATGGGAAGCATGTGGTGTGTACCAAACCATTTATCGATGATTTAGCTCAGGCCAATGAGCTGTTGGAGTTAGCAAAGAAATCAAGAAAAAAGATTTTCGTAGGGCAAAGCTCTCGTTTTTTTGAACCCGCCATGCGCCAGAAGAAAGATTTTGATAAGGGTCTAATCGGCGAATTGATCACTATCGAAAGTCATTACCATGCCGATCATCGCTGGTTTTTGGAAAAAGGTTGGTCGCTAAAACAATCATTTAAATGGCTGTATGGCGGTTTAAGTCACCCTGTTGATTTTATCAGATGGTACATGCCCGATATCGAAGAAGTTATGGGTTATGGCATGTTGAGTAGCAACGGTTTAAAAGCCGGGCTGAAAAATCAGGATACTATGCACTTTATTTTTAAAGCAAAAGATGGCAGAATTGCGCGGGTTAGCGGTGCTTACACTGGTCCAACACAGCCTGCAAGTCGCGATAGTGGCATGAGCTGTATCCTGCGAGGAACGGAAGGCGCAAGCCAGGCCGATTACCATGAATTGCGTTATTCGGTAACCACTAAAACAGGGGAGGAAAAGATAATTACCTGGGGTGATTCGATCTTAAAACACTATTTCCGTTTCGAGGGACAAAGCCATCACGCCGGAGAATACCAGAATTATTTAGAATATTTTGCTGATAGCATCAACAATAACTTTACCGCATACCCTGATTTAAAAGAAGGCATCGGAACCGTTGCATTATTACAGGCTATGGATCAATCTTTAGAAACGGGTTTACCTGTAAAAGTTGATGAAATTTTGAAAGCAAATCATATTACAAGGGAATCGATAGGCTTGTAA
- a CDS encoding DUF3826 domain-containing protein, giving the protein MRKFLNPLMLLTLLLTTVNAFSQTKDIVVPEEILTKAKEWTSALNLSDATKKSAVENVIAVHLTTIRDWHNDHPSSTVPDGINPVTGNKLSDLDKQIIADSAMPSTVHQLLMDGLKKNLTPEQVETILDKYTIGKVDFTMKGYKAIVPDLTADEEAKILVFLKQAREQAVDYKNMKQISAIFEIYKTKSEQMLNNNGRSWRALYSAYTKKIKEEKAFKQ; this is encoded by the coding sequence ATGAGAAAATTTTTAAACCCATTGATGTTGCTAACATTACTGCTAACCACAGTAAATGCATTCAGTCAAACCAAAGATATTGTTGTACCAGAAGAAATCCTGACAAAGGCAAAAGAATGGACTTCTGCATTAAATTTAAGCGACGCAACAAAAAAATCTGCTGTCGAAAATGTAATTGCAGTTCATTTAACAACCATTAGAGATTGGCATAACGACCACCCATCATCAACCGTTCCTGACGGAATAAACCCTGTTACAGGCAATAAACTAAGTGATTTAGATAAACAGATCATCGCTGATTCTGCTATGCCGTCAACCGTTCATCAATTGCTTATGGACGGATTGAAAAAGAATTTAACACCAGAGCAGGTTGAAACCATTTTAGATAAATACACCATTGGAAAGGTTGATTTTACGATGAAAGGTTACAAAGCAATTGTTCCTGATTTAACTGCAGACGAGGAAGCAAAGATTTTAGTTTTTTTGAAACAAGCCAGAGAACAAGCTGTCGATTATAAAAACATGAAACAGATTTCAGCCATTTTCGAGATTTACAAAACGAAATCTGAGCAGATGCTCAATAACAATGGTCGCAGTTGGAGAGCACTTTACAGTGCGTATACAAAAAAAATAAAAGAGGAGAAAGCATTTAAGCAGTAG
- a CDS encoding right-handed parallel beta-helix repeat-containing protein — protein sequence MHLKTSAADIYVSLNGNDANLGTKEKPLATLHSAIRKARELRRLNDSSVNNGIKIIIGKGFYQLHEPVVLRPEDSGTKDSPTEIISAPNEKVILSGGIQIKNWKKLNRTIAGLPKESVGKVWVADIPNFDGSDLQFRQLWVNGNKAVRAKNYYGEEMGRILSWDSEKQTCKIPLQKNISLANTKGMEMLIHQWWAIANLRVKSVKIIGNAAKLSFMQPESRIQSEHPWPAPWISDKTGNSAFYLTNAIQFLNEPGEWFEDLQHHKLYYWPKASENMLNAEVIAPALENLVKIEGTIDQPVSYVSFKGISFEHSTWLRPSKQGHVPHQAGMYMLDAYKLEKVGTPDKPTLENQAWVGRPAAAIEVSYAYHTTFESCQFEHLASTGLDYKKGTAENEIKGNLFKDIGGSAILIGTFSDEATEVHLPYNPTDQREISTNNKIENNLITNVTNEDWGAVGIGAGYVRGIKILHNEISDVSYSGISMGWGWTKTKNAMENNTISGNKIHHYGKHMYDVAGIYTLSAQPRSFITENVVDSIYKAPYSHLPDHWFYLYTDEGSSYFTIKNNWTPTEKYLQNANGPDNLWESNGPKVADHIKQSAGLEKPFQYLLKEKANYSKRGTNQAVDQSVVFELVFKSDNLPSNSTLKTFAKENNLLPGSIYKWGNRLVIYTSSLKVESLQQTLKRLSAAEIELYDNLFYEFNREKNCGDKPVAEWDNIILSANLVKDEKLQKEYLAYHKTQFEKWPEISKGFCKAEFQRLAIFKNDRQLMLIISIPKGKSLNELNPKTTENNPKVNEWNAIMKKYQEGIEGTKPEEVWVFFKPIE from the coding sequence TTGCACCTAAAAACAAGCGCAGCAGATATTTACGTATCCTTAAATGGCAATGATGCTAATTTAGGAACCAAGGAAAAGCCTTTGGCCACACTTCATTCTGCCATCAGAAAAGCCCGCGAGTTGAGACGCTTAAACGATAGTTCGGTTAACAACGGAATCAAGATTATTATCGGCAAAGGTTTTTATCAATTGCACGAACCCGTAGTTCTTCGACCTGAAGATTCTGGCACAAAAGATAGTCCGACAGAAATTATTTCAGCACCTAACGAAAAAGTTATTTTGAGTGGAGGTATTCAAATAAAAAACTGGAAAAAGTTAAATCGCACCATTGCTGGTCTGCCAAAAGAATCTGTCGGAAAAGTTTGGGTTGCTGATATTCCAAATTTCGATGGCAGCGATCTACAGTTCAGACAGCTATGGGTAAATGGCAATAAGGCCGTTCGTGCAAAAAACTATTATGGAGAAGAAATGGGAAGGATTTTATCATGGGATAGCGAAAAGCAAACCTGTAAAATTCCACTTCAAAAAAACATCAGTTTAGCCAATACCAAAGGAATGGAAATGCTCATCCATCAATGGTGGGCCATTGCAAATCTTCGTGTAAAGTCTGTTAAAATTATAGGTAATGCTGCAAAACTTTCTTTTATGCAGCCCGAAAGCAGAATCCAATCTGAGCATCCATGGCCAGCACCATGGATTTCGGACAAAACAGGGAATTCTGCTTTTTACCTTACAAATGCCATTCAATTCTTGAACGAACCTGGAGAATGGTTTGAAGATTTACAGCACCACAAGCTTTATTATTGGCCTAAAGCATCAGAAAATATGCTAAATGCTGAAGTGATTGCTCCGGCTTTAGAAAACCTGGTTAAAATCGAAGGAACGATTGATCAACCTGTTTCCTATGTGAGTTTCAAGGGTATTTCATTTGAGCATTCAACATGGTTAAGGCCTTCAAAACAAGGTCATGTTCCTCATCAGGCCGGCATGTACATGCTTGATGCCTATAAACTTGAAAAAGTAGGGACACCAGACAAACCTACACTGGAAAATCAGGCCTGGGTTGGTCGTCCGGCTGCTGCAATTGAAGTAAGTTATGCCTATCACACTACTTTCGAATCTTGCCAGTTCGAGCACCTGGCGTCAACAGGTTTGGATTATAAAAAAGGAACTGCTGAGAACGAAATCAAAGGAAATTTATTCAAAGATATTGGTGGTTCAGCTATTCTTATCGGAACTTTTTCTGATGAAGCGACCGAAGTGCATTTGCCTTACAATCCCACAGATCAAAGAGAAATTTCAACGAACAATAAAATCGAGAATAACCTAATTACCAATGTAACCAACGAAGATTGGGGGGCAGTGGGCATAGGTGCAGGGTATGTTCGGGGGATTAAAATTTTGCATAACGAAATTAGTGATGTGTCTTATTCTGGAATCAGTATGGGCTGGGGATGGACAAAAACGAAGAACGCGATGGAAAACAATACCATCAGCGGCAATAAGATTCATCACTACGGAAAACACATGTACGATGTAGCCGGAATTTATACACTATCTGCTCAGCCCAGATCATTCATTACCGAAAATGTAGTAGATAGCATTTACAAAGCGCCATATTCGCACCTGCCTGACCATTGGTTTTATCTTTATACCGACGAAGGTTCTTCGTATTTTACCATCAAAAATAACTGGACACCAACTGAAAAGTATCTTCAAAATGCCAACGGGCCAGACAATTTATGGGAAAGCAACGGGCCAAAAGTTGCCGATCATATCAAGCAAAGTGCAGGCTTAGAAAAGCCTTTTCAGTATTTATTAAAAGAGAAAGCCAATTACTCAAAAAGAGGCACCAATCAGGCCGTAGATCAATCTGTTGTATTCGAATTGGTCTTCAAATCTGATAATCTGCCAAGTAACAGCACCTTAAAAACTTTTGCTAAAGAAAATAACCTCCTGCCAGGTTCAATTTATAAATGGGGAAATCGATTGGTAATTTATACTTCAAGTTTAAAGGTGGAGAGTTTGCAGCAAACTTTAAAACGCTTAAGTGCGGCAGAAATTGAATTGTATGATAATCTTTTTTACGAATTCAACAGAGAAAAGAATTGTGGCGATAAACCCGTAGCAGAATGGGATAATATCATTTTATCAGCCAATTTGGTGAAGGATGAAAAACTCCAGAAAGAATACCTGGCTTACCATAAAACGCAGTTCGAAAAATGGCCAGAAATTTCAAAAGGATTCTGTAAAGCCGAGTTTCAGCGGTTGGCCATCTTTAAAAATGATAGACAATTAATGTTGATTATTAGTATTCCTAAAGGAAAAAGTTTAAATGAATTGAATCCTAAAACCACTGAGAACAATCCAAAAGTAAACGAATGGAATGCAATAATGAAAAAATACCAGGAAGGAATTGAAGGAACAAAACCAGAAGAGGTTTGGGTTTTCTTTAAACCGATAGAATAG
- a CDS encoding alpha-L-rhamnosidase-related protein, with the protein MYAPITIEFGRGKSADKKYPSELISTAYYYHFTQLMIPFAKVSGNDEDVKAYELLGNKIKDAFNQKYYNDKGYYASNALTDNIIPLYFGMVPQNKIDQVFKNITYTVEVTNKGHLSNGLVGIQWLMRCLNDYGRPDLAYTVATQKSYPSWGYMVDNGATTIWELWNGNTADPKMNSQNHVMMLGDLLIWYYENLAGIKSEEAAFKKITMKPEMINGLNSVNASYNSIYGLIKSSYSKTANQFNWNITISANTTALVYIPANNKNEVSEKNKSIKDLKFVKMEHNSAVYELGSGDYAFVVEKK; encoded by the coding sequence GTGTATGCCCCCATTACCATCGAATTTGGCCGGGGTAAAAGTGCAGACAAAAAGTATCCTTCTGAATTAATCTCAACGGCATATTATTATCACTTTACACAGTTGATGATACCATTCGCTAAGGTAAGCGGCAACGATGAAGATGTAAAAGCATATGAACTTTTGGGGAATAAAATCAAAGATGCTTTTAATCAGAAATATTATAACGATAAAGGTTATTATGCTTCTAATGCCCTAACGGATAACATCATTCCACTTTACTTTGGAATGGTTCCGCAGAACAAAATAGATCAGGTTTTTAAGAATATTACATATACTGTTGAAGTGACAAATAAAGGCCATTTAAGTAATGGTTTAGTGGGTATTCAGTGGTTAATGCGCTGCTTAAACGATTATGGCCGACCAGATTTAGCTTATACTGTGGCTACGCAAAAATCTTATCCTAGCTGGGGCTATATGGTCGATAATGGTGCAACAACGATATGGGAATTATGGAATGGCAATACGGCTGATCCGAAAATGAATTCACAGAACCACGTGATGATGCTAGGCGATTTGCTGATCTGGTATTACGAAAATCTGGCTGGTATAAAATCGGAGGAGGCTGCTTTTAAAAAAATCACCATGAAACCTGAAATGATTAATGGTTTAAACTCGGTAAATGCAAGTTACAATTCGATTTATGGGTTAATCAAAAGCAGTTATAGCAAAACGGCTAATCAGTTTAACTGGAACATTACCATCTCAGCAAATACAACGGCATTGGTTTATATTCCTGCAAATAATAAAAATGAAGTTTCAGAAAAAAATAAGTCAATAAAGGATCTAAAATTTGTAAAAATGGAGCATAACAGCGCTGTTTATGAACTAGGTTCTGGCGATTATGCTTTTGTAGTGGAGAAAAAGTAA
- a CDS encoding sugar phosphate isomerase/epimerase family protein has translation MEHQNRRSFIGHVALLTGALMMPDQLLLAIEKNSNYKVAVIDLMILKRQKISALSLAKEIGADGLEIDMGGLGDRETFDNKLADPKIRQEYMDKAKELNLEICSLAMTGFYAQSFAKRPTYQKMVQDCLDTAKAMHIKVVFLPLGIQGDLVKNPELREPIVKRLKVAGKMAAKAGITIGIESALDARGELQLLKDIDCKHVKSYFNFSNAIKNGRDLYQELRILGKKNIVQIHATNEDGVWLQNDPKIDLNKVKGTLDDMGWSGWLVVERSRDAKQPINVKYNFSANTSYLKSVFQSKDSSLRGTKQSQ, from the coding sequence ATGGAGCATCAAAACAGAAGGTCTTTTATTGGTCATGTGGCATTGCTAACAGGCGCTTTAATGATGCCCGATCAATTGCTTTTGGCAATAGAGAAAAACAGCAATTATAAAGTTGCTGTGATTGATTTAATGATTTTAAAGCGTCAGAAAATCAGTGCTTTGTCGCTTGCTAAAGAAATCGGTGCAGACGGATTAGAAATCGACATGGGTGGTCTGGGCGATCGGGAAACCTTTGACAATAAACTGGCAGACCCAAAAATCAGGCAGGAGTATATGGATAAGGCAAAAGAATTAAATCTTGAAATCTGCTCCTTAGCGATGACTGGATTTTATGCGCAATCATTTGCCAAGCGACCAACTTATCAGAAAATGGTCCAGGATTGTTTGGATACGGCCAAAGCAATGCATATTAAAGTTGTATTTCTGCCATTGGGTATTCAAGGCGATTTGGTTAAAAACCCCGAACTCCGCGAACCTATTGTAAAAAGGTTAAAAGTTGCCGGAAAAATGGCCGCCAAAGCGGGGATTACAATTGGAATTGAAAGTGCTTTAGATGCAAGAGGTGAATTACAGTTATTAAAAGATATTGATTGCAAGCATGTTAAAAGTTATTTCAATTTCTCTAATGCCATTAAGAATGGAAGAGATTTATACCAAGAGCTGAGAATTTTAGGCAAAAAGAACATCGTTCAGATCCATGCCACAAATGAAGATGGTGTTTGGTTACAGAACGATCCCAAAATTGATTTGAATAAAGTTAAAGGAACCTTAGATGATATGGGCTGGAGTGGTTGGCTGGTTGTAGAAAGAAGCCGGGATGCCAAACAGCCCATCAATGTAAAATATAATTTCAGTGCCAATACCAGCTATCTGAAATCGGTTTTTCAAAGTAAGGATTCGTCATTGCGAGGAACGAAGCAATCTCAATAG
- a CDS encoding family 78 glycoside hydrolase catalytic domain, producing the protein MNIKIYIAIISIWFLSFSKVIAQVSLQNTTCEMLENPLGIDVLKPRLAWHIISNERNVMQTAYQILVSSSPENLNANEGDLWDSGKISSPESIHIAYNGKGLQSRMKVYWKVKVWTNVGQSEWSANNYFSMGLLYYKDWPKGWIGFDRAFPWDNIKTDSRLSARYFRKEFQSTKEIKSATASIVGLGLYELFINGKKVGNDVLSPSPTDYTKNVKYNTYDVSSYLQNGKNAVGTILGNGRFFAMRQNEKPYKIKTFGFPKMLMNINIVYTDGTTANIDTDDSWKGTTDGPIRTNNEYDGEEYDATKEAPGWNKVGFDDSKWAKAEFVQEPTGTIEAQMNENMKVMNVVKPVSITKLSGGRYILDMGQNMVGWLQIKVKGVKGKQIKMRFAESLQNNGELFTANLRNAKCTDLYTLKGGELEIWEPTFAYRGFRYVELSGYSYQPSVNDFLGKMIYDNIKTVGTFETSDALTNQIFKNAWWGIAGSYKGIPVDCPQRNERMPWLGDRGAVAYGESFLFDNGRFYAKWLQDIRNSQKEDGAIPDVAPAFWRYYSDNMTWPGAMLLVTEMLYKQTGDVSAVRDNYPAMKKWLAYMQDRYMQDYILTKDSYGDWCMPPLPSNLAGVKVQTKSILLN; encoded by the coding sequence ATGAACATTAAAATCTACATAGCGATCATCAGCATTTGGTTCCTATCCTTTTCAAAAGTGATAGCACAGGTCTCGTTGCAAAACACCACCTGCGAAATGCTCGAGAATCCTTTAGGTATTGATGTTTTGAAACCTCGATTGGCATGGCATATCATCTCAAATGAAAGAAATGTAATGCAAACGGCTTACCAGATTTTGGTGTCTTCTTCGCCTGAGAATTTAAATGCTAATGAGGGCGATTTATGGGATTCAGGAAAGATTAGCTCACCAGAATCTATTCATATAGCTTATAATGGAAAAGGGCTTCAAAGCCGAATGAAAGTGTACTGGAAAGTCAAAGTGTGGACTAATGTTGGTCAAAGCGAATGGTCTGCTAACAACTATTTTTCGATGGGTTTGTTGTACTACAAAGATTGGCCGAAAGGCTGGATAGGTTTCGACCGAGCTTTCCCATGGGATAACATTAAAACCGATTCGCGTTTATCAGCCAGGTATTTCAGAAAGGAGTTTCAGAGTACGAAAGAAATCAAGTCTGCCACGGCATCAATCGTTGGTTTAGGTTTGTACGAACTGTTTATCAACGGGAAAAAAGTTGGAAACGATGTTTTATCTCCATCGCCTACAGATTATACCAAAAACGTAAAATATAACACTTACGATGTAAGCAGTTACCTTCAGAACGGTAAAAATGCAGTTGGTACGATACTCGGAAATGGCCGTTTCTTCGCTATGCGCCAAAATGAAAAACCTTATAAAATTAAAACATTTGGTTTTCCGAAAATGCTGATGAACATCAACATTGTTTACACCGATGGAACAACAGCAAATATTGATACTGACGATAGCTGGAAGGGCACAACGGATGGACCTATCAGAACCAATAACGAATATGATGGGGAAGAATACGACGCTACAAAAGAAGCTCCAGGCTGGAATAAGGTAGGTTTTGACGATAGCAAGTGGGCAAAAGCAGAATTTGTACAAGAACCAACAGGAACCATTGAAGCCCAGATGAATGAAAACATGAAAGTGATGAATGTAGTTAAACCCGTTTCAATTACTAAACTTTCTGGTGGCCGGTATATTTTAGATATGGGTCAAAACATGGTGGGTTGGCTGCAGATCAAGGTAAAAGGCGTAAAAGGCAAACAAATCAAAATGCGTTTTGCAGAATCACTTCAAAATAATGGCGAACTTTTTACGGCTAATCTTCGAAATGCGAAATGTACCGATTTATACACTTTAAAAGGAGGAGAATTAGAAATCTGGGAGCCTACTTTTGCTTACCGCGGATTTAGATACGTAGAGCTTTCAGGATATAGTTACCAACCATCGGTGAATGATTTTCTTGGCAAAATGATTTATGATAACATTAAAACGGTTGGAACTTTCGAAACTTCAGATGCTTTAACCAATCAGATCTTCAAAAATGCCTGGTGGGGCATTGCGGGAAGTTATAAGGGGATTCCGGTTGATTGCCCTCAACGCAACGAGCGGATGCCTTGGCTTGGCGATAGGGGCGCTGTGGCTTACGGAGAAAGTTTTCTTTTTGATAACGGCAGATTTTATGCGAAATGGTTACAGGACATCAGAAATTCGCAGAAAGAGGATGGCGCCATTCCTGATGTGGCACCTGCTTTCTGGAGGTATTACAGCGATAACATGACCTGGCCAGGAGCAATGCTTTTGGTGACCGAAATGCTTTACAAACAAACCGGCGATGTTTCTGCCGTTCGCGATAATTATCCGGCAATGAAAAAGTGGTTAGCTTATATGCAAGACCGCTACATGCAAGATTATATTTTAACTAAAGATAGTTACGGCGATTGGTGTATGCCCCCATTACCATCGAATTTGGCCGGGGTAAAAGTGCAGACAAAAAGTATCCTTCTGAATTAA
- a CDS encoding acetylxylan esterase has product MIDLTRYVISRFWRSSLREGTTRQSILSRKIASADEKSALAMTGRVLRYFAILFIAYISAVNNLSAQTQNTDNLYKKPLAEVLKEIQTRFKVQIKYSEPQVKDKFVNYAEWRFRANVDETISNVLAPLDMKVNKERPGVYKLKEYEYYRWEVQDGWAYLDSLATKYHDQTSWEKRKAQIKPELYQALLLSPLPAKPNSKPIITAKRIFDGYSVENIALEILPGVWINGSLYKPLNFKGKIPLVLSPDGHWEKQRFRPDCQLRCAMIARMGAMAFSYDLFAWGESMLQFKYEDHRKSLAQTVQTLGGIRILDYFSALKETDTARIGISGGSGAGSHSILMTAMDDRIKLSAPVVAMSSYFYGGCPCESGMPIHQCGGGTDNVELAAMAAPRPQLLVSDGSDWTAHTPEHDFPYLQKMYSYYGVKDKVENVHLPDEKHDFGINKRIALYDFLIKNFKLNGTAVKDKTGKYDESKVTIEKENALYVFGDKGERLPKNAVMGFENLEKLFPLSTSK; this is encoded by the coding sequence ATGATAGATTTAACTAGATACGTCATTTCGAGATTTTGGCGATCGTCATTGCGAGAAGGCACGACGCGGCAATCTATCCTGTCAAGAAAGATTGCTTCGGCTGATGAAAAATCAGCACTCGCAATGACGGGTAGGGTGCTTAGATATTTTGCTATATTATTTATTGCCTATATATCGGCTGTAAATAATCTCTCCGCCCAAACCCAAAATACAGATAACCTCTATAAAAAACCTCTAGCCGAAGTACTTAAAGAGATCCAAACACGCTTCAAGGTGCAAATCAAATACTCCGAACCACAGGTAAAAGACAAATTTGTGAACTATGCAGAATGGCGCTTTCGTGCAAACGTTGATGAAACAATATCGAATGTGCTTGCCCCTTTGGATATGAAAGTAAACAAAGAAAGGCCTGGTGTTTACAAATTAAAAGAATACGAATATTACCGTTGGGAAGTTCAGGATGGCTGGGCCTATCTGGATAGTTTAGCAACGAAATACCACGACCAGACCAGTTGGGAAAAACGTAAGGCACAAATAAAGCCCGAATTATACCAAGCCTTATTGTTATCGCCATTGCCTGCCAAACCAAATTCAAAACCCATTATCACAGCGAAAAGAATTTTTGACGGGTATTCTGTAGAAAACATTGCACTAGAGATTTTACCTGGGGTTTGGATTAATGGCTCACTATATAAACCGTTAAATTTTAAAGGAAAAATCCCATTGGTTTTAAGTCCTGACGGACACTGGGAAAAACAACGATTTAGACCCGATTGCCAGCTCCGCTGTGCAATGATTGCCAGAATGGGCGCTATGGCCTTTAGCTACGACTTATTTGCCTGGGGCGAATCGATGCTCCAATTTAAATATGAAGATCACCGTAAAAGCTTGGCGCAAACCGTTCAGACTTTGGGAGGAATTAGGATTTTAGACTACTTCAGCGCGCTAAAAGAAACCGATACAGCCAGAATTGGCATCAGTGGAGGTTCTGGTGCAGGAAGTCATTCCATTTTAATGACCGCTATGGATGATAGGATTAAGCTAAGTGCTCCCGTAGTGGCGATGTCATCTTACTTTTATGGTGGTTGTCCTTGCGAAAGCGGAATGCCAATCCATCAATGTGGTGGCGGAACTGATAATGTAGAACTGGCTGCAATGGCAGCACCTAGGCCCCAGTTATTGGTGTCAGATGGTAGCGACTGGACGGCACACACACCCGAACACGATTTTCCTTACCTCCAAAAAATGTACAGTTATTATGGTGTGAAAGATAAGGTCGAGAATGTTCACCTTCCAGATGAAAAACATGATTTCGGCATTAATAAGCGCATTGCACTTTACGATTTCCTGATCAAAAACTTCAAACTAAATGGTACTGCAGTTAAAGATAAAACCGGCAAATACGATGAAAGTAAAGTAACCATCGAAAAGGAAAATGCCCTTTATGTTTTTGGCGATAAAGGCGAAAGACTACCTAAAAATGCAGTGATGGGATTTGAAAATCTGGAAAAATTATTCCCGTTAAGCACAAGCAAATAA
- a CDS encoding sialidase family protein, producing MKFKKIYITLSLVFATTICANAQLEKWQSGIVKQEFLYDKAPFPSCHSATIAETPTGLVASFFGGTKERNPDVEIYISRFVDGKWLAPVSAANGIQPDGKRLPTWNPVLYQVPDGDLLLFYKIGPKPSEWWGMMRTSKDGGKTWSDATKLPDGYIGPVKNKPVLLSNGNLFAPSSKEGDGWKIHFEVTKDNGKTWRTVGPLPENGIKAIQPSILQHGNGKLQILARTANRAIVESWSKDNGETWSALTKTSLPNNNSGTDAVTMKDGRQVLVYNHVLPPGDLAKGPRTPLNVSVSKDGKEWSAALILEDSPISQYSYPAVIQTADGMLHFIYTWRREKIKHVVVDPSKLKLKKIVNGVWPKLKGYTAPVITETKNEEG from the coding sequence ATGAAGTTTAAAAAAATATACATCACACTAAGCCTTGTTTTCGCAACCACCATTTGTGCCAATGCTCAGTTAGAAAAATGGCAATCGGGAATCGTAAAGCAAGAATTCCTATACGACAAAGCACCATTCCCATCGTGCCACTCTGCAACAATTGCAGAAACACCAACAGGTTTGGTGGCCTCGTTTTTTGGTGGCACAAAAGAACGGAATCCCGATGTAGAAATCTACATCAGTCGTTTTGTGGATGGAAAATGGCTGGCACCGGTTTCGGCTGCTAATGGTATCCAGCCTGACGGTAAAAGATTACCCACCTGGAATCCGGTTTTATATCAGGTGCCTGACGGAGATTTACTATTGTTTTACAAAATCGGTCCAAAACCCTCAGAATGGTGGGGCATGATGAGAACCTCAAAAGATGGCGGTAAAACCTGGTCGGATGCTACAAAATTACCAGATGGTTATATCGGCCCTGTAAAAAATAAACCTGTTTTGTTAAGCAATGGAAACCTTTTTGCACCATCAAGTAAAGAAGGCGATGGTTGGAAAATTCACTTCGAGGTAACCAAGGATAATGGTAAGACATGGAGAACCGTAGGCCCATTACCCGAAAATGGAATCAAAGCCATTCAACCGAGCATTTTACAACATGGCAATGGAAAATTGCAGATTTTGGCCAGAACAGCAAATCGAGCTATTGTAGAATCCTGGTCTAAAGATAACGGCGAAACCTGGTCGGCCTTAACCAAAACATCATTACCAAATAACAACTCCGGTACAGATGCAGTAACCATGAAAGATGGCCGCCAAGTATTGGTTTACAACCATGTTTTGCCTCCAGGTGATTTAGCCAAAGGACCACGTACCCCATTAAATGTTTCGGTTTCAAAAGACGGAAAAGAATGGTCAGCCGCATTAATTTTGGAAGATTCACCCATCAGCCAATATTCTTATCCCGCAGTAATTCAAACAGCTGACGGTATGTTACACTTCATTTATACCTGGAGAAGAGAGAAAATTAAACATGTTGTGGTTGATCCTTCAAAGCTAAAATTAAAGAAAATTGTAAATGGTGTTTGGCCAAAACTGAAAGGTTATACTGCACCGGTTATTACTGAAACTAAAAATGAGGAGGGTTAA